The Paenibacillus tianjinensis genome has a window encoding:
- a CDS encoding TetR/AcrR family transcriptional regulator, which produces MVLLYRPIVILEKEVLSLSNKHNAREAIVDTASRLFFTQGYHATGLNQIIKDSESPKGSLYYYFPRGKEELALTCISRTSEIVAGLLRYYAEKQLGTAVMVQEFILELARKAEETSFEGIVPFSFWVAVETSCVSDELRSACQSVFRDWQDVIMQSLIEEGVEGTTAATKASVIISLYEGALLQALTHKSTQPLLAAAQSIPAILG; this is translated from the coding sequence ATGGTTTTATTATATAGACCGATTGTTATACTAGAAAAGGAAGTGTTGAGCTTGTCGAACAAGCACAATGCACGTGAGGCGATTGTGGACACCGCTTCAAGATTGTTTTTCACACAAGGTTATCACGCGACCGGCTTGAATCAGATCATTAAGGACAGTGAATCGCCGAAGGGATCGCTTTATTATTATTTTCCCCGGGGCAAAGAAGAACTGGCCTTAACCTGCATCAGCCGGACAAGTGAAATTGTTGCCGGGCTACTCCGGTACTACGCAGAAAAACAACTGGGTACAGCCGTAATGGTACAGGAATTTATTCTGGAGCTAGCCAGGAAAGCTGAGGAGACTTCTTTTGAAGGGATAGTTCCATTCAGCTTTTGGGTTGCTGTTGAAACCTCCTGTGTCAGTGACGAGCTGCGCTCGGCCTGTCAATCGGTGTTCAGGGACTGGCAGGATGTGATTATGCAGAGTTTGATTGAGGAAGGCGTTGAGGGCACAACGGCTGCCACTAAGGCTTCAGTCATCATCTCACTGTACGAAGGTGCACTTCTCCAGGCGCTGACACACAAGAGCACACAGCCGCTGCTTGCTGCGGCACAGAGTATACCTGCCATACTGGGTTAA